CCGCGAACGGATTGTGCAGGCGGTGACGGGTGGCCAATCCGTGAGCGCCACGGCGCAGCAGTTCAGCGTGCATCCGACCACGGTGCAGCGCTATCTGAGGTTGGCGCACGAGGGGCGTCTAGGTGAAGTCCGCACGCCCTCCGGGCGTCCACGGCGCGTTACGAGCGCGCACGAAGCCCAATTGCTGCGGCAAGTCGCCAAACATGCCGATGCCACCTTGGTCGAGCATGCGGGCATGCTCGAAGAGGCCACCGGCCTGCGCATCAGTTTCAAGAGCGTCGATCGCGTCTTTGCACGGCATGGCATCACGCATAAAAAAAACGGTGGTCGCCAGTGAACGCACGGAGGAACTGCGGCTGCAGTTCCTGAACGATCTGGCGCCGCATCTCCACCAGCCAGAACGGCTGGTGTTTTTGGACGAAAGTGGCTTTCACACAGCGATGACCCGGGGCTATGCCCGCGCCCCCAGTCATCGGCGGGCCATGGGCGTCGTGCCCAGAAACCATGGCAAAAATCACACCTTGATCTGTACGCTCACGCTGGCGGGGCCAGTGGCCCCGCTGGTCATGGATGGCGCCGTGAACGGTGTGAATTTTGAATGGTATGTGCGTGAAATGCTGTGTCCGACCCTGCGTTCAGAACAGGTCGTGGTCATGGACAATCTCTCGTCACATCACCGAGCGTCCATTCGGACGCTGATCGAAGGCTGTGGCTGCACCCTGGTGTATCTGCCCCCCTACAGCCCTGATTTCAACCCGATTGAACAGCTGTTCTCGAAGGTCAAAGCCAGCGTCCGCCGAGCGGCCTGCCGAACAGTGGAAGCGCTGATTGCCGCAGTGTTTCATGCGCTAGACACCGTCACCCCAGACAACATTCGCGGCTGGTTCAAGCATGCTCACCCTTCGGCCTTCTTATGACAAATGCTCTA
This sequence is a window from Deinococcus multiflagellatus. Protein-coding genes within it:
- a CDS encoding IS630 family transposase (programmed frameshift); its protein translation is RERIVQAVTGGQSVSATAQQFSVHPTTVQRYLRLAHEGRLGEVRTPSGRPRRVTSAHEAQLLRQVAKHADATLVEHAGMLEEATGLRISFKSVDRVFARHGITHKKTVVASERTEELRLQFLNDLAPHLHQPERLVFLDESGFHTAMTRGYARAPSHRRAMGVVPRNHGKNHTLICTLTLAGPVAPLVMDGAVNGVNFEWYVREMLCPTLRSEQVVVMDNLSSHHRASIRTLIEGCGCTLVYLPPYSPDFNPIEQLFSKVKASVRRAACRTVEALIAAVFHALDTVTPDNIRGWFKHAHPSAFL